One Drosophila virilis strain 15010-1051.87 chromosome 5, Dvir_AGI_RSII-ME, whole genome shotgun sequence DNA window includes the following coding sequences:
- the LOC6625067 gene encoding endoplasmic reticulum metallopeptidase 1, which translates to MSDEDYLISEENGNVLSKDLARKDINVRPPWYFGTGFLLFWVLLFFAVVIPLFYRLPTALTIEDDNKGEFIGDRAYNTLNNLVNIGPKVVGSTANEVDTVLFLLNELVEIRKVLRQDYFTMEIDIQRPSGALRYSNMLNMYQGVQNIIVKLSSKNSTSESYLLVNSHFDSQPTSPAAGDDGFMVATMLEVLRVMATTQQPFEHPVVFLFNGAEETALQASHGFITQHKWAPNCKAVVNLDCAGSGGRDILFQSGPSHPWLVDYYKKSAKHPFATTLGEEVFQSGVIPSDTDFAAFVQYGHIPGLDIAQVINGYIYHTKYDRIDVIPRGAMQNTGDNILSLVRALANATELHDTEAHEEGHAVFFDFLGLFFISYSDQTGQILNYCAAVTMLILVFISMWRMSAVSSLSLVHVLKRISILLALQILALVLGLALPLLVACIFDSFGSSLTYFSSLSLLIGLYVCPSLIGMSLPITIYYQLKRKNKLPFPHHLQLALHSWAVVLALLAIGLTAYGLRSVYIITILIIFYGSSLALNLLTTFHDRGYSWTGLLMLSQVMPFLYSSYRIYLFLVVVIPMSGRAGSSMNPDLVISLLAALGAIMSFGFLMPLINMFRRPYLIVLCILSVTAITVILATGTQIGFPYRPKASSERVSYQHVRKIFYEYDGTISKDESGYLFSFQDRREAAPMMMRMAGAENMIHDCDKHMMCGVPLYDERWVDNRLEGVWLPREKPIEPPAKTELTLLSKTILENNTTARFEFKLVGPDHMSLFIQPYEDDFVAVSDWSFERSYLEDPPPHPLSYHIYFTYGIDTSPLEFYLDISKPNGDFNVPLFQLGVSGHYIGSKGDALSLEFAESFPDYAVLVDWPSSYDRYIF; encoded by the exons ATGAGCGATGAGGATTATCTG ATATCGGAAGAAAATGGCAATGTGCTCTCCAAAGATCTGGCCAGAAAGGATATCAACGTAAGGCCACCCTGGTACTTTGGCACTGGATTCCTGCTCTTCTGGGTCCTACTCTTCTTCGCAGTGGTAATACCGCTCTTCTATCGCCTGCCCACAGCGCTGACCATCGAGGATGACAATAAAGGCGAATTCATCGGAGATCGCGCCTACAACACGCTCAACAATCTGGTTAATATTGGACCCAAGGTGGTGGGCAGCACTGCCAATGAGGTGGACACTGTGCTTTTTTTGCTCAACGAACTAGTGGAGATCAGAAAGGTTCTACGCCAAGACTATTTCACCATGGAGATAGACATTCAGCGTCCCTCGGGCGCACTCAGATACAGCAACATGCTCAACATGTACCAGGGCGTGCAGAATATAATTGTGAAATTGAGCTCGAAGAACTCGACAAGCGAGTCTTATCTACTGGTAAACAGCCATTTTGATTCGCAGCCAACTTCCCCGGCAGCAGGTGACGATGGCTTCATGGTGGCCACCATGTTGGAGGTGCTGCGTGTGATGGCAACAACACAGCAGCCCTTCGAGCATCCCGTTGTCTTCCTATTCAACGGAGCTGAGGAAACTGCATTGCAGGCATCCCATGGTTTTATTACGCAACACAAATGGGCACCGAATTGCAA AGCTGTCGTCAATTTGGACTGTGCGGGCAGCGGGGGACGCGACATTCTGTTTCAAAGTGGACCCTCCCATCCGTGGCTTGTTGAT TACTACAAGAAGAGCGCCAAGCACCCATTTGCCACAACCTTGGGCGAGGAAGTGTTTCAGTCGGGCGTGATTCCATCGGATACAGATTTCGCTGCCTTTGTGCAATATGGCCATATACCAG GCCTCGACATAGCCCAGGTGATCAATGGCTATATCTATCACACCAAGTACGATCGCATTGATGTGATTCCCCGCGGCGCGATGCAAAATACGGGTGATAATATTCTCAGTCTAGTGCGCGCTTTGGCGAATGCAACCGAATTGCACGACACAGAG GCACATGAAGAAGGACACGCAGTTTTCTTTGACTTTCTGGGCCTGTTTTTCATCAGCTACTCGGACCAAACTGGCCAAATATTGAACTACTGCGCGGCTGTAACTATGCTCATCCTGGTTTTCATCTCTATGTGGCGCATGTCAGCTGTTTCCAGTCTGTCCCTTGTTCACGTCCTGAAGCGCATTTCGATACTGCTGGCTCTACAGATTCTGGCCCTGGTGCTAGGCCTGGCGCTGCCTCTGCTAGTTGCCTGTATCTTCGACAGCTTCGGCTCGTCCTTGACCTACTTCAGCTCTCTATCGCTTCTGATCGGTCTTTATGTCTGCCCTTCGCTTATCGGAATGAGTCTGCCCATCACAATCTACTATCAGCTGAAAAGGAAG AATAAGTTGCCTTTTCCCCATCACCTGCAACTGGCTTTGCATAGTTGGGCCGTCGTTTTGGCTCTTCTGGCTATAGGATTGACCGCCTATGGCTTGCGTTCCGTCTATATTATCACAATTCTGATTATCTTCTATGGCAGTTCCTTGGCACTTAATCTATTGACGACGTTCCATGATCGTGGGTACAGTTGGACGGGCCTGCTAATGCTTAGCCAGGTGATGCCTTTCCTGTACAGCAGCTATCGCATCTACCTCTTCCTTGTCGTGGTGATACCAATGAGTGGTCGTGCCGGCAGCTCCATGAATCCAGATCTGGTTATTTCTCTCTTGGCTGCTTTGGGTGCGATTATGTCCTTTGGCTTCTTG ATGCCCCTGATCAACATGTTCCGTCGTCCTTATCTAATCGTGCTTTGCATACTGTCAGTAACTGCGATTACTGTGATTCTCGCCACTGGCACTCAAATCGGTTTTCCCTATCGCCCCAAGGCGAGCAGCGAGCGGGTGTCCTATCAG CATGTGCGCAAAATCTTTTACGAGTACGATGGCACCATTAGCAAGGACGAGTCCGGTTATCTGTTTAGTTTCCAAGATCGACGCGAGGCGGCACCAATGATGATGCGCATGGCAGGTGCCGAGAATATGATACACGACTGCGACAAGCACATGATGTGCGGAGTACCATTATACGATGAACGTTGGGTCGACAATCGCCTGGAGGGTGTATGGTTGCCTCGGGAGAAACCCATTGAACCACCAGCTAAAACAGAACTGACGCTTTTAAGTAAAACCATACTGGAGAACAATACAACGGCGCGCTTTGAATTCAAATTGGTGGGCCCGGATCATATGAGCCTGTTCATTCAGCCCTATGAAGATGACTTCGTAGCCGTGAGCGACTGGTCTTTTGAGCGCAGTTACCTCGAGGATCCCCCACCCCATCCACTATCATACCATATCTACTTTACGTATGGCATAGATACCTCACCCCTGGAATTCTATCTGGACATTTCG AAACCCAATGGAGACTTCAACGTGCCACTATTCCAATTGGGCGTATCGGGTCATTACATAGGAAGCAAAGGAGATGCACTCAGTTTGGAGTTCGCAGAATCATTTCCAGACTATGCAGTGCTTGTCGATTGGCCCTCGTCATATGATAGGTACATTTTCTAG
- the LOC6625066 gene encoding endoplasmic reticulum metallopeptidase 1 — MSDKDKLIMEEDGVGLSRKLARKDINIRPPWYLGPGFLLFWVLLFFAVVIPLFYRLPTSLTVEDDNKGEFIGDRAYNTLNNLVNIGPKVTGSNANEVDAVAYLLNEIAGIKKELLEELFTLEIDIQKTTGSHIYYDMLEMYQGVQNIVVKLSPKRSTSESYLLVNSHFDSVANSPAAGDDGFMVATMLEVLRVMATTRQPFEHSVVFLFNGDEEMGMQASHGFITQHKWAPNCKAVVNLDAAGSGGREILFQTGPSHAWLATHYKESAKHPFATTLAEEIFQMGLVPSDTDYRIFTRYGNIPGVDMGQAINGFIYHTKYDRIDVIPRGSIQNTGDNLLSLVRNLANATELHDVEAYKNGQAVYFDFLGLFVVNYSEETGKTLNYCVAGATLILVFISVWRMSAVSRLCSCGVWQRLIILVILQIIAFVLALGLPMLIAYVFDSFGLSLTYFSTPALLIGLYICPALIGLGLPITIYYQSQQNNKLPITYHLQLALHSWAVVLTLLAIGGTAYGLRSIYIITILIIFYGISLALNLLTTFHDRGYSWAGLVIASQVMPFLYSSYLFYTFIVVLTPMNGRSGSASNPDTTIAALAALGAVTSFGFLLPLTNIFRRPWSVLLTLLLVTGVTIFLACGTQIGFPYRQRTNSARVAYQHVRRIFYEYDGSVSKDDSGYLFNFQDRRQAQAFPGVNLTGAISQTSNCDAHMMCGVPLFDERWVGNRLQGMWLPREEPIVPPKPANLELLSKTVLNDTKTVRFKFRLTGPNYLSLFVQAYEDDYVTVSDWSFSRSYLKQKPAFPLSYHMFITYGSNALLEFSLDLTKPNGDFNVPLFQLGVSSHYIGNKGDEHSVKFASTFPLYAVITDWPSLYQRYIF, encoded by the exons ATGAGCGATAAGGATAAACTT ATTATGGAGGAGGATGGCGTCGGATTATCTAGGAAACTGGCCAGAAAGGATATCAACATAAGGCCACCCTGGTACTTGGGCCCTGGATTCCTGCTCTTCTGGGTCCTACTCTTCTTCGCAGTGGTAATACCGCTCTTCTATCGCCTGCCCACATCGCTGACCGTCGAGGATGACAATAAAGGCGAATTTATCGGTGATCGCGCCTACAACACGCTCAACAATCTGGTGAACATTGGACCCAAGGTGACGGGCAGCAATGCCAATGAGGTGGATGCAGTAGCTTATCTGCTAAATGAAATAGCTGGTATCAAGAAAGAGCTGCTTGAGGAGCTGTTCACCTTGGAGATTGACATACAGAAAACAACGGGCTCGCACATCTACTATGACATGCTTGAGATGTATCAAGGAGTACAGAATATTGTGGTCAAGCTGAGCCCAAAGAGATCCACCAGCGAGTCGTACCTTCTGGTCAACAGCCACTTCGACTCAGTGGCAAATTCCCCAGCAGCTGGTGACGATGGCTTCATGGTGGCCACCATGCTGGAGGTGCTGCGTGTGATGGCCACAACCAGACAGCCCTTCGAACATTCCGTCGTCTTTTTGTTCAACGGAGACGAGGAAATGGGCATGCAGGCCTCGCACGGTTTCATCACGCAGCACAAATGGGCTCCAAATTGCAA AGCTGTCGTCAATTTGGATGCCGCGGGCAGTGGTGGACGCGAGATTTTATTCCAAACTGGCCCCTCACACGCCTGGCTAGCCACT CATTACAAAGAGAGTGCGAAACATCCTTTCGCCACCACCCTGGCTGAGGAAATCTTCCAAATGGGTCTTGTGCCGTCCGATACGGACTATCGTATTTTCACACGATACGGCAATATTCCAG GTGTTGACATGGGCCAGGCCATCAATGGCTTTATATACCACACCAAATACGATCGTATCGATGTTATTCCTCGCGGCTCTATTCAAAACACGGGCGATAATCTTCTTAGTTTAGTGCGCAATTTGGCAAACGCAACCGAATTGCACGATGTGGAG GCATATAAAAATGGCCAAGCTGTATACTTTGACTTCTTGGGCCTGTTTGTCGTCAACTATTCCGAGGAAACGGGCAAAACTTTGAACTACTGCGTAGCAGGAGCCACGCTCATCCTGGTTTTCATCTCTGTGTGGCGCATGTCAGCCGTTTCTCGGCTGTGCTCATGTGGTGTCTGGCAGCGTCTTATAATTCTAGTGATTCTACAGATTATAGCCTTCGTCTTGGCCCTGGGACTGCCCATGCTAATAGCATATGTTTTCGACAGCTTTGGCTTGTCGTTGACCTACTTTAGCACTCCAGCGCTTCTGATCGGTTTGTATATATGCCCGGCGCTAATTGGTCTCGGTCTGCCGATCACAATTTACTATCAGTCGCAGCAGAAC AATAAATTACCAATCACATATCACCTGCAACTGGCTTTGCATAGCTGGGCCGTTGTTTTGACTCTTCTGGCCATAGGAGGAACAGCCTATGGCTTGCGCTCCATCTATATTATCACAATTCTGATTATATTCTATGGCATTTCGCTGGCCCTAAATCTCCTGACGACGTTCCACGATCGTGGCTACAGTTGGGCTGGCCTGGTCATAGCTAGCCAGGTGATGCCTTTCCTGTACAGTAGCTACCTCTTCTACACATTCATTGTGGTGCTGACGCCCATGAATGGTCGGTCCGGCAGCGCCTCCAATCCGGACACAACTATTGCTGCTTTGGCAGCGCTGGGCGCAGTGACTTCCTTTGGATTTTTG CTGCCATTGACCAACATTTTCCGGCGACCCTGGTCGGTATTGCTCACCCTGTTGCTGGTTACGGGCGTTACGATATTCCTAGCCTGTGGCACTCAGATCGGTTTTCCCTATCGCCAAAGGACCAACAGTGCCCGAGTAGCTTATCAG CACGTGCGCCGAATCTTTTACGAGTACGACGGCAGCGTAAGCAAGGATGACTCCGGCTACTTGTTCAATTTCCAGGATAGACGTCAAGCACAAGCGTTTCCCGGCGTGAATCTAACTGGCGCGATTAGCCAGACGTCCAATTGCGATGCACACATGATGTGCGGGGTGCCTCTGTTCGATGAACGCTGGGTGGGCAATCGTTTGCAGGGCATGTGGCTGCCACGTGAAGAGCCCATCGTGCCACCAAAACCAGCCAATCTGGAGCTGTTGAGCAAAACAGTGTTGAATGATACGAAAACTGTGCGCTTTAAATTCCGCTTGACGGGACCGAACTATTTGAGCTTGTTTGTGCAAGCCTATGAAGATGATTATGTCACTGTGAGCGACTGGTCCTTCTCCCGGAGTTACCTGAAGCAAAAGCCAGCTTTTCCGCTGTCCTATCACATGTTTATTACCTATGGAAGTAATGCACTGCTCGAGTTTAGTCTCGATCTTACA AAACCGAATGGGGACTTCAATGTGCCGCTGTTCCAACTAGGCGTATCGTCGCACTATATTGGAAACAAAGGCGACGAGCATAGCGTAAAGTTCGCCTCAACATTTCCCTTGTATGCAGTCATAACCGATTGGCCTTCCCTATATCaaagatatatattctaa